The Nocardioides salarius genome includes a region encoding these proteins:
- a CDS encoding D-arabinono-1,4-lactone oxidase, producing MNGAGPAGSIRNWAGSHTYRAARFVEARSVAEVQREVEAATKVRVLGTRHSFNDLCDTDGTLLSTTGFPDPVVVDPHARTVTVRGGQRYAVVARAVHEAGLALPNMGSLPHISTAGAVATGTHGSGTANQALGAAVASLVLVGPDGALRTVRRGEPDHLGSVVALGALGVVVEVELDLVAPYDLRQELHLDLRWDDLLADPVGVLGLGFSTSVFTRWSGDLVGEVLVKARVPDPGRDLDRAAGLMGEAVAAGAGSPLLGLGDSMTLRGTDGPWIERLPHFRHDREPSQGDEIQSEWFVPLEQAGPALAALRGLGEELDPLLHASELRTVAADDLWLSPAQGRDSLALHFTWRNRPAEVAAAVERVESALAPFAPRPHWGKVFGPGFTAATAYERAEDFRALRRRVDPDGAFVNEFVQRVGLA from the coding sequence CGGGTCGATCCGCAACTGGGCGGGCTCGCACACCTACCGCGCGGCCCGCTTCGTGGAGGCCCGCAGCGTCGCCGAGGTCCAGCGCGAGGTCGAGGCGGCGACGAAGGTGCGCGTGCTGGGCACCCGGCACTCCTTCAACGACCTCTGCGACACCGACGGCACGCTGCTGAGCACCACGGGCTTCCCCGACCCAGTCGTCGTCGACCCGCACGCGCGCACGGTCACCGTCCGCGGCGGCCAGCGGTACGCCGTCGTGGCCCGCGCCGTGCACGAGGCGGGCCTGGCGCTGCCCAACATGGGCTCGCTGCCGCACATCTCGACCGCCGGGGCCGTCGCCACCGGCACCCACGGCTCGGGCACCGCCAACCAGGCCCTGGGCGCTGCGGTCGCCTCGCTGGTGCTGGTGGGGCCCGACGGGGCGCTGCGCACGGTGCGCCGCGGGGAGCCCGACCACCTCGGGAGCGTGGTCGCGCTCGGGGCGCTGGGCGTGGTCGTCGAGGTCGAGCTCGACCTGGTGGCGCCCTACGACCTGCGCCAGGAGCTGCACCTCGACCTGCGCTGGGACGACCTGCTCGCCGACCCGGTGGGAGTCCTGGGCCTCGGCTTCAGCACCAGCGTCTTCACCCGGTGGAGCGGAGACCTGGTGGGCGAGGTGCTGGTCAAGGCCCGGGTGCCGGACCCCGGCCGCGACCTCGACCGCGCCGCCGGGCTCATGGGGGAGGCCGTCGCCGCTGGCGCCGGGTCGCCGCTGCTCGGGCTGGGGGACTCGATGACCCTGCGGGGCACCGACGGCCCCTGGATCGAACGGCTCCCGCACTTCCGCCACGACCGCGAGCCCAGCCAGGGCGACGAGATCCAGAGCGAGTGGTTCGTGCCCCTCGAGCAGGCCGGCCCGGCGCTCGCCGCGCTGCGCGGACTGGGCGAGGAGCTCGACCCGCTGCTGCACGCCAGCGAGCTGCGCACGGTCGCCGCCGACGACCTGTGGCTCTCGCCGGCGCAGGGCCGCGACTCGCTGGCCCTGCACTTCACCTGGCGCAACCGGCCGGCCGAGGTGGCCGCCGCCGTCGAGCGGGTCGAGTCGGCGCTGGCTCCCTTCGCCCCGCGTCCGCACTGGGGCAAGGTCTTCGGGCCCGGGTTCACCGCGGCGACGGCGTACGAGCGGGCCGAGGACTTCCGGGCGCTGCGGCGACGCGTCGACCCCGACGGGGCCTTCGTCAACGAGTTCGTGCAGCGGGTCGGGCTGGCCTGA